The nucleotide window CGGGTTGAAGGCATTGGCGACACTGGGGTCAATGGGTCCCAGCTCTCCCAGGGCGCCCATGACTATCTCGTTGGCCCCCAGGCAGAGGAGGGTGCCGGCGCTGGCGGCGCGAAAGGGTACCAGAACACCCAGGTGATGGGTAAATTCCCGCACCAGGTTTACCAGGCGCCAGGGCGTCAGGACATCGCCGCCGCGGGTATAAAGGAATAGATCGATGCGCGGCCGCGGGCCCAGGGCCAGGAGATGGCGGTAAAAAACCCGGATGACGTCGGGTGCTATGCGGGTGCCCAGGTTCTCCCGATCACCGGTAAAGTAGCAGATCACGGCCGACTGGCGTTCGGCTTCGATCTGCTGTAAAAGGGGCAGGCGTTCGGCCCTTCCCATGGTTATCGCCCTCCCAAGCGCGGGGTTAAAAATAGTATTTCCCGCCGGGCGATGAAAAACACCCGTTGCTCCTTAACGCGTGAATTGTTATACTATAAGTAATACAAGAAAAGGAGTGGCGACCATGAATAGTACTTCCGGCAGAGTTTCTAAAATGACAGCTGTAAGATTACCTTTAAGTGTTATACATGAAATTGACACCATGGTCGGAAAGGGGAAGCGGTCAAAGTTTATTGCCATGGCTATTGAAAAAGAACTCAAGCGACAAAAACGCCTTGCCTATGTACAAAACTCCGAAGGCCTTTGGCAAGGGGAGCTGGTACCAGATAAAAAGCCCGGTGAAGATGACACTCTGGCTTTTGTTAATCGCTTGAGGCGACGTAACTAATGCTGCTCTGGCCATTTCTAGGAAGCTTGTTTTGGTTACGCGAAATACAAAACACTATCCCTTTGAACAACTTCTGATTATGAGCTGGTAAAGAGAAAAGTTTACCGGTAGTAGAATAATGTCCCGATTACTGCATTTCTATACTTTAAAAGCAAATTCTTCCTCACTGATAACCCTGAAACCATGCTCCCTGAGAAGCGCCGTTGTGACACCAAAGCCTGGGCGTTTGGTGCCGGTAAAGGTGCCGTCGTAGATAAATTTGCTGCCGCACGAGGGGCTTTTTTCTTTTAAGACCACCAGTTCGGCCTCTATCTCCCGGGCCTTGGCCAGGGTGGCCGCCGCGCCCCGGAGGAAGGCCGCCGTTACGTCTTTTCCTTCTTTATCCACCACCCGGGCCCGGCCGGCCAGTACGTCACGACCGTCGCCGCCCTGGATTTCCGCCGGCGGCCGGGGTATTTTTAATCCCCCCAGGGTTTCCGGACAGACGGGAACTGCTTTGCCCTTTGCTACGAGTTCGGCTATGGCCGGGACCAGATTATGGCCGCCGCTGTATTTACAATTTACGCCCGCCAGGCAGGCACTGACCAGGATTCTCCCCATTCAATAATCACCCCCTGTCAATTTAACATTTATTTACTGGCACGTCAAATTCCCGCTTACACCGTAAGTAGTCTATGGTAAAATTAAAAAAATGCTTTTATGGAGGGATACGTTTTGATTATCACTACGACCAATACCATCGAGGGTCATGAGATTCGGGAATACCTGGGGATAGTAGCAGGTGAGGCCATCATGGGAGCCAATATCGTTCGTGATCTTTTTGCCAGCATTACCGATATTGTTGGCGGCCGCTCGGGAGCCTATGAAGAAAAGCTGGCCCAGGCCAGGGAAATCGCCTTGCTGGAAATGGCCGACAAGGCCAGACGCCTGGGCGGGGATGCCGTGGTGGGCGTTGACCTTGACTATGAAGTAGTAAGGGAAGGGATGCTCATGGTTACCGCCGCCGGT belongs to Moorella humiferrea and includes:
- a CDS encoding DUF523 domain-containing protein, with protein sequence MGRILVSACLAGVNCKYSGGHNLVPAIAELVAKGKAVPVCPETLGGLKIPRPPAEIQGGDGRDVLAGRARVVDKEGKDVTAAFLRGAAATLAKAREIEAELVVLKEKSPSCGSKFIYDGTFTGTKRPGFGVTTALLREHGFRVISEEEFAFKV
- a CDS encoding YbjQ family protein, yielding MIITTTNTIEGHEIREYLGIVAGEAIMGANIVRDLFASITDIVGGRSGAYEEKLAQAREIALLEMADKARRLGGDAVVGVDLDYEVVREGMLMVTAAGTAVRLD